A single Fusobacterium hominis DNA region contains:
- the rplU gene encoding 50S ribosomal protein L21, whose product MYAVIKTGGKQYKVTEGDVLRVEKLNAEVNATVELTEVLFVANGETVKVGTPVVEGAKVVAEVVAQGKGAKVVNFKYKPKKGYHRKKGHRQSFTEIKITSINA is encoded by the coding sequence ATGTACGCAGTTATAAAAACTGGTGGTAAACAGTACAAAGTTACAGAAGGTGACGTATTAAGAGTTGAAAAATTAAATGCTGAAGTTAACGCAACTGTAGAATTAACTGAAGTTCTTTTCGTAGCTAACGGAGAAACTGTAAAAGTTGGAACTCCTGTAGTTGAGGGAGCTAAAGTTGTTGCAGAAGTAGTAGCTCAAGGTAAAGGTGCTAAAGTTGTTAACTTCAAATACAAGCCAAAAAAAGGATACCACAGAAAAAAAGGTCACAGACAATCATTTACTGAAATTAAAATCACTTCAATCAATGCTTAA
- a CDS encoding ABC transporter substrate-binding protein yields MKKRIISFFMFVLLIFSVNVVALAGDKNTLVVAQGSEPKSLDPVASNDVPSHRVYLHIYDTLLQRDEKGNLVPGLAESWEQVDPLTIVLHLRKGVKFHNGDNFTAKDVVFSLNRAKESPAVMTFFKDIKNVEVVDDYTVKIITDKPFGPLLGYLAHKGGCILSENAVKTAGDAYAQFPIGTGPYKFVEWRSGDRVVLKANPDYFGGKPATENLVFRVISEGTNRTIALETKEVDLAYDIEPMDVQFIKQNNEIKLIEQPSISISYLGFNTQKPPFDKKEVRQAIAYAIDIPSIINAVYLGAATEADSPVPAGVPGYTKTGKKYEHDIAKAKELLAKAGYPNGFKAKIALNDNNIRKDTAVILQDQLKQIGIDLEVEVIEWGAYLDKLSRGEQDMFILGWVSSPDCDAALYSLFHSSNKGSAGNRTFYENKRVDELLDQGRVNTDLEKRKEFYKETQEIIQEDIPMFVMVYPYTNAAMQKNIKNFNLDLENEHRLYKVSKE; encoded by the coding sequence ATGAAAAAGAGAATAATTAGCTTTTTTATGTTTGTATTGTTGATTTTTTCAGTAAATGTAGTAGCACTAGCAGGAGATAAAAATACTCTTGTTGTAGCTCAAGGATCAGAACCAAAAAGTCTAGATCCAGTAGCTTCAAATGATGTGCCTTCACATCGTGTATATTTACACATTTATGATACTTTACTACAAAGAGATGAAAAAGGGAATCTAGTTCCAGGATTAGCAGAGTCATGGGAACAAGTAGATCCATTAACTATAGTTTTACATTTAAGAAAAGGGGTAAAATTTCACAATGGAGATAATTTTACAGCAAAAGATGTTGTATTTTCTTTAAATAGAGCAAAAGAATCGCCAGCAGTTATGACATTTTTTAAAGATATAAAAAATGTAGAGGTAGTAGATGATTATACAGTTAAAATAATTACTGACAAACCATTTGGACCACTATTAGGATATCTTGCACATAAAGGTGGATGTATTCTAAGTGAAAATGCAGTAAAAACAGCAGGAGATGCCTATGCACAATTTCCAATAGGTACAGGACCATATAAATTTGTTGAGTGGAGATCAGGGGATAGAGTAGTATTAAAAGCTAATCCAGACTATTTTGGAGGAAAACCTGCAACAGAAAATTTAGTTTTTAGAGTAATCTCAGAAGGAACAAATAGAACAATAGCATTAGAAACAAAAGAAGTAGACTTAGCTTACGATATAGAACCAATGGATGTACAATTTATAAAACAGAATAATGAAATTAAACTTATAGAGCAACCATCAATAAGTATAAGTTATTTAGGATTTAATACACAAAAGCCACCTTTTGACAAAAAAGAAGTAAGACAAGCAATAGCTTATGCTATAGATATTCCAAGTATTATAAATGCTGTATATTTAGGAGCAGCAACAGAAGCAGATTCACCAGTTCCAGCAGGAGTGCCAGGATATACAAAAACAGGGAAAAAATATGAACATGACATAGCAAAGGCAAAAGAATTATTAGCAAAAGCTGGATATCCAAATGGATTTAAAGCTAAAATCGCTTTAAATGATAATAATATTAGAAAAGATACTGCTGTTATATTGCAAGATCAATTAAAGCAAATTGGAATAGATTTAGAAGTAGAAGTAATTGAATGGGGAGCATATTTAGATAAATTATCAAGAGGAGAACAAGATATGTTTATCCTAGGTTGGGTATCATCTCCAGATTGTGATGCTGCATTATACTCACTTTTTCATTCATCAAATAAAGGTAGTGCCGGAAACAGAACTTTTTATGAAAATAAGAGAGTTGATGAGCTTTTAGATCAAGGTAGAGTAAATACAGATTTAGAAAAAAGAAAAGAGTTTTATAAAGAAACACAGGAAATAATTCAAGAAGATATTCCAATGTTTGTTATGGTTTATCCATATACAAATGCTGCAATGCAAAAAAATATTAAGAATTTTAACTTAGATTTAGAAAATGAACATCGTTTATATAAAGTTTCAAAAGAATAA
- a CDS encoding tRNA threonylcarbamoyladenosine dehydratase, giving the protein MIFQRTELLIGQENLQKLKNSHVLVFGVGGVGGFAVEGLVRAGIGEITIVDFDTIDITNLNRQIIALQNTVGKLKTSVIKERALLINPDIKIHECPIRFSKDKYDLFFKNANYSYIIDAIDLVTNKLEIISAAKEHNIPIISAMGTGNKLNPTMLEVADIEKTSVCPLARIMRKELKKRNIKKVKVVYSKEEPKKPENKNGNREKKVNVGSISFVPSVAGLIIASEVVKDLCDL; this is encoded by the coding sequence ATGATTTTTCAAAGAACTGAATTATTAATTGGACAAGAAAATCTTCAAAAACTTAAAAATTCACATGTTTTAGTTTTTGGTGTTGGTGGTGTTGGTGGATTTGCAGTAGAAGGACTAGTTAGAGCTGGCATAGGAGAAATTACTATTGTTGATTTTGATACTATTGACATAACAAATCTAAATAGACAAATTATTGCACTTCAAAATACAGTTGGCAAGTTAAAAACATCTGTTATTAAAGAAAGGGCACTTCTTATTAACCCAGATATTAAAATTCATGAATGTCCAATTAGATTTTCAAAAGATAAATATGATCTATTTTTTAAAAATGCCAATTATTCATATATAATTGATGCTATTGACTTAGTAACAAATAAACTAGAAATTATATCAGCTGCAAAAGAACATAATATTCCTATTATTTCTGCTATGGGAACTGGAAACAAACTTAATCCTACAATGTTAGAGGTTGCAGATATTGAAAAAACATCTGTATGTCCTTTAGCACGTATAATGAGAAAAGAATTGAAAAAACGCAATATTAAAAAAGTTAAAGTTGTATACTCAAAAGAAGAACCTAAAAAGCCAGAAAATAAAAATGGTAATAGAGAAAAAAAAGTCAATGTAGGAAGTATATCTTTTGTACCATCTGTAGCAGGATTGATTATAGCTAGTGAAGTAGTAAAAGATTTGTGTGATTTATAG
- a CDS encoding lysophospholipid acyltransferase family protein codes for MSDNKDTAKYRRYGLALYYLLQIVKKTLKIKIVNNENIDTKTDNYVFAFWHNKLLGPTLCLRSIEKKAVLASPSKDGELISVPLEKLGFEIIRGSSDKNSVSSLLTLLKHLKKGYNIGTPVDGPKGPIYEVKPGLLYLAQKGKKFIVPTGTAYSNCWIFNKAWDKFQFPKPFSKMVFLIGNPIEIPKNAIIEDYCDILKNELNRLDKEAEKYI; via the coding sequence ATGAGTGATAACAAAGACACTGCTAAATATAGAAGATATGGTCTGGCCCTATATTACTTACTCCAGATTGTAAAAAAAACTCTTAAAATAAAGATAGTTAATAATGAAAATATAGATACTAAAACTGATAATTATGTTTTTGCATTTTGGCACAACAAACTTCTTGGACCTACACTTTGCCTAAGAAGCATCGAAAAAAAAGCTGTTCTTGCTAGCCCTTCTAAAGATGGAGAGCTTATTTCTGTTCCACTTGAAAAATTGGGATTTGAAATTATCAGAGGTTCATCAGATAAAAATTCTGTTTCAAGCCTTCTTACACTTCTCAAACATCTAAAAAAAGGTTACAATATAGGAACACCTGTAGACGGACCTAAAGGTCCTATTTATGAAGTTAAACCAGGACTTTTATACTTAGCTCAAAAAGGGAAAAAATTTATTGTACCAACAGGAACTGCCTACAGTAACTGCTGGATATTTAATAAAGCATGGGATAAATTTCAATTTCCGAAACCTTTTTCTAAAATGGTATTTTTAATCGGAAATCCTATTGAAATTCCTAAAAATGCAATTATTGAAGACTATTGTGATATATTAAAAAACGAATTAAACAGACTAGATAAAGAGGCTGAAAAATATATTTAA
- a CDS encoding MarC family protein: MNFMVILTSTLTLIAVLNPFGNVPLFIGMTEGMDKKTRSKILNIVVLTAFLITLLFSLIGNFLMTKFYQIDMEELKMAGGLILIVIATKNIISPEPKAEDNSCGSLQDELKKAIIPMAFPMLVGPGVLTTTLITRAKYGVLINIEAIIASFLIIYVVFWVGNYIERILGKLVLYILSRVMQIFILAIGFRIFFTGLADALRTYHIIG; this comes from the coding sequence ATGAATTTTATGGTTATCTTAACTAGCACTTTAACACTTATCGCTGTTTTAAATCCATTTGGAAATGTTCCGCTTTTTATTGGCATGACAGAAGGCATGGACAAAAAAACTAGATCTAAAATTTTAAATATCGTTGTACTTACTGCATTTTTAATAACGCTTTTATTTAGCTTGATTGGAAATTTTTTAATGACTAAATTTTATCAAATAGATATGGAAGAATTAAAAATGGCTGGCGGATTAATTCTTATTGTTATTGCTACAAAAAATATCATATCACCAGAACCTAAAGCAGAAGACAATTCATGTGGATCTCTTCAAGATGAATTAAAAAAAGCTATTATCCCTATGGCTTTTCCTATGCTTGTAGGACCTGGAGTTTTAACTACAACTCTAATTACAAGAGCAAAATACGGAGTTTTAATTAATATTGAAGCTATTATAGCATCCTTTTTAATTATCTATGTCGTATTTTGGGTTGGAAACTATATTGAACGAATATTAGGAAAATTAGTTTTATATATTTTATCTCGTGTTATGCAAATATTTATATTAGCAATTGGATTTAGAATATTTTTTACAGGTCTTGCAGATGCACTAAGAACATACCATATAATAGGATAG
- a CDS encoding butyryl-CoA:acetate CoA-transferase, giving the protein MTDFKRMYKEKLVTPEVAAEVIKSGDNVDYGWCVSTNVAVDKALAKRMPSLTDVNIRGGILLWVPEIFKIDHPEKHFVWNSWHSSGIERKMIDKGLGFYAPIRYSEVPRYYRDGAAKVDVAIMQVTPMDEAGYFNFSVSPSHSAAVCDVAKHIIVEVNDKLPVCLGGFEHHIHVSKVDMIVEGDNPEPAILSGAKPSEVDMKVAELIVEELHDGCCIQLGIGAMPSAVGALIAKSDLKDLSVHSEMYVDGFLEMAKAGKITGKNKAINRGRQTFTFAAGSKELYEYLDNNPEIMAAPVDYVNDIRVVSQIDNFVSINNAVDIDLFGQVNAESVGPRHISGAGGQLDFVLGAYLSKGGKTFICLSSTYKTKDGKLKSRIRPTLADGSIVTDTRSNVQYVVTEFGKVNLKGLSSWERAKALISIAHPDFREELMEAAKKMGIWKEGETI; this is encoded by the coding sequence ATGACAGATTTTAAGAGAATGTATAAAGAAAAACTGGTTACACCAGAAGTAGCCGCAGAAGTTATCAAATCGGGAGATAACGTAGACTATGGATGGTGTGTGTCGACAAATGTTGCTGTAGATAAGGCTTTAGCTAAAAGAATGCCTTCATTAACAGATGTAAATATAAGAGGTGGAATTCTTTTATGGGTACCAGAAATATTTAAGATTGATCACCCTGAAAAGCATTTCGTTTGGAATTCATGGCATTCTAGTGGAATAGAAAGAAAAATGATTGACAAAGGGCTAGGTTTTTATGCACCAATAAGATATTCAGAAGTACCAAGATATTATAGAGATGGAGCAGCAAAAGTAGATGTTGCAATTATGCAAGTTACACCTATGGATGAAGCTGGTTATTTTAATTTTAGTGTAAGTCCATCTCACTCAGCTGCTGTATGCGATGTAGCAAAACATATAATAGTTGAAGTTAATGATAAACTTCCAGTTTGCCTTGGTGGTTTTGAACATCATATTCATGTGTCAAAAGTTGATATGATAGTTGAAGGAGATAATCCAGAACCAGCTATATTATCAGGAGCTAAACCATCAGAAGTGGACATGAAAGTTGCAGAATTAATAGTTGAAGAATTACATGATGGATGTTGTATTCAACTTGGAATTGGAGCTATGCCTTCTGCAGTTGGAGCTTTAATTGCAAAATCTGATTTAAAAGATCTAAGTGTTCATTCAGAAATGTATGTAGATGGATTTTTAGAAATGGCAAAAGCTGGAAAAATAACTGGAAAAAATAAAGCTATAAATAGAGGAAGACAAACATTTACATTTGCTGCAGGAAGTAAAGAACTATATGAATATCTAGATAATAATCCTGAAATTATGGCAGCACCTGTTGATTACGTAAATGATATAAGAGTAGTGTCTCAAATAGATAATTTTGTATCTATCAATAATGCTGTAGATATTGATTTATTTGGACAAGTTAATGCAGAAAGTGTAGGTCCAAGACATATTAGTGGTGCTGGAGGGCAATTAGACTTTGTCCTTGGAGCATATTTATCAAAAGGTGGTAAAACATTTATTTGTCTATCATCAACTTATAAAACAAAAGATGGAAAATTAAAATCCAGAATTAGACCAACATTAGCTGATGGATCTATAGTGACTGATACTAGGTCAAATGTACAATATGTTGTAACAGAATTTGGAAAAGTAAATTTAAAAGGATTAAGTAGTTGGGAAAGAGCTAAAGCTTTAATAAGTATTGCACATCCAGACTTTAGAGAAGAACTTATGGAAGCTGCTAAAAAAATGGGAATCTGGAAAGAAGGAGAAACTATTTAA
- a CDS encoding SGNH/GDSL hydrolase family protein → MKVLFIGNSHTFFNDMPYLFKQICLENNINVDVTMLARGYKGLDYHCREPETRFNILYGNYDYIILQHLQSGFDKDVLFKSAEIIKKIADSRTNSKILLYMTWTLKSERDKQLDMTNGYIEAGHKLNVPIIPVGVAWWRYFDMYPNNNLYFKDDKHASPLGSTLVAYTIFYSIFGYPAKTQNKDYAAMNDIISECIKNYKKD, encoded by the coding sequence ATGAAAGTATTATTTATTGGTAATAGTCATACATTTTTTAATGATATGCCTTATCTTTTTAAACAAATTTGTCTTGAAAACAATATAAATGTTGATGTAACAATGTTAGCTAGAGGTTACAAAGGACTAGACTATCACTGTCGTGAACCTGAAACGAGATTTAATATACTATATGGAAATTATGACTATATTATTCTTCAGCATTTACAATCTGGTTTTGACAAAGATGTTTTATTTAAATCAGCTGAAATTATAAAAAAAATAGCTGATAGTAGAACTAATAGCAAAATACTTTTATATATGACTTGGACATTAAAATCAGAAAGAGATAAACAGTTAGATATGACTAATGGCTATATTGAAGCTGGTCATAAACTAAATGTTCCTATTATACCTGTAGGAGTTGCATGGTGGCGTTATTTTGATATGTATCCTAATAATAATCTTTACTTTAAAGATGATAAACATGCCTCTCCTTTAGGTTCAACTCTTGTGGCCTATACAATCTTTTATAGTATTTTTGGATATCCAGCTAAAACACAAAATAAAGATTACGCTGCAATGAATGATATAATCAGTGAGTGTATAAAAAATTATAAAAAAGATTAA
- a CDS encoding MATE family efflux transporter, translated as MSELKIKSLVSLTIPIFFELLLITIVGNVDTVMLGHYSDEAVGAVGGISQVLNIQNAIFGFINLATSILCAQFIGGKNKKKVHEVITVALILNLILGLVLGAFYTFGWKIILNLIQLPKELIAIGKIYFLLVGGLCVFQALTLTCGAVMKSHGNPKEMLYVNIGVNILNIIGNGMFIFGWLGMPILGPTGVGISTVVSRAIGCVVAFLVMSKYCRFKFRRKFFKPFPFHVIKHILSIGIPTAGENLAWNIGQLIIMSFVNTMGATMITSRTYLMLIASFIMTFSIALGHGTAIQVGQLVGAHETDRAYSKCLKSLYLSIILAFCVTTLVVIFKVQIMDFFTHNEEILSASLKVFPFMILLEVGRVFNIVIINSLHAAGDIKFPMFMGIIFVFIVAVPFSYIFGINLGMGLVGIWIANAMDEWCRAIAMLIRWRSKKWENKSFI; from the coding sequence ATGAGCGAATTAAAAATTAAATCGTTAGTATCTCTTACTATTCCAATATTTTTTGAACTTCTTCTTATTACAATAGTTGGAAATGTAGATACTGTAATGTTGGGGCACTATAGTGATGAAGCTGTAGGAGCTGTAGGTGGAATAAGCCAAGTTTTAAATATTCAAAATGCTATATTTGGATTTATAAATTTAGCTACTAGTATATTGTGTGCTCAATTTATTGGAGGTAAAAATAAAAAAAAGGTACATGAAGTTATAACTGTTGCACTTATTTTAAATTTAATTTTAGGACTTGTACTAGGAGCATTTTATACTTTTGGTTGGAAAATTATTTTAAACTTAATCCAACTTCCAAAAGAACTTATCGCTATAGGTAAAATTTATTTTTTACTTGTAGGGGGACTTTGTGTTTTCCAAGCTCTTACGTTAACATGTGGAGCTGTAATGAAAAGTCATGGAAATCCAAAAGAGATGTTATATGTAAATATTGGAGTTAATATTTTAAATATTATTGGAAATGGTATGTTTATTTTTGGTTGGTTAGGAATGCCTATTTTAGGACCAACAGGAGTTGGAATATCTACAGTTGTTTCAAGAGCTATAGGTTGTGTTGTTGCATTTCTAGTAATGAGCAAATATTGCAGGTTTAAATTTAGACGTAAATTTTTTAAACCATTTCCGTTTCATGTAATTAAACACATATTATCTATTGGTATCCCTACTGCTGGAGAAAATCTAGCTTGGAATATAGGGCAACTTATTATTATGTCATTTGTTAATACTATGGGAGCTACTATGATAACTTCTCGTACATACCTTATGCTAATTGCAAGTTTTATTATGACTTTTTCAATAGCTTTAGGACATGGTACAGCAATTCAAGTAGGACAACTAGTAGGAGCACATGAAACTGATAGAGCTTACAGCAAATGTTTGAAAAGTTTATACCTATCTATTATTCTAGCATTTTGTGTCACTACACTTGTAGTAATTTTTAAAGTCCAAATAATGGATTTTTTCACTCATAATGAAGAAATTTTATCAGCCTCTTTAAAAGTTTTTCCTTTTATGATTTTACTAGAAGTAGGAAGAGTATTTAATATTGTTATTATAAACTCACTACATGCAGCAGGGGATATAAAATTTCCGATGTTTATGGGAATAATATTTGTCTTTATAGTTGCTGTTCCTTTTTCATATATATTTGGAATAAATCTAGGCATGGGACTTGTTGGGATATGGATAGCTAATGCTATGGATGAATGGTGTAGAGCTATTGCAATGCTTATTAGATGGCGATCTAAAAAATGGGAAAATAAGAGTTTTATATAA
- the galU gene encoding UTP--glucose-1-phosphate uridylyltransferase GalU, which yields MRKVTKAVIPAAGLGTRVLPATKAQPKEMLVIVDKPSLQYIVEELVDSGIEDIIIVTGRNKNSIEDHFDFSFELEKTLERDGKDELLKKVETISSMANICYVRQNHPKGLGHAILKAKPFIGDEPFIIALGDDIIYNPETPVAKQLIDNYEKYGSSVVGCQCVEQKDVSKYGVVAPTKELDEKTCEISDFVEKPDIDKAPSRLACLGRYLMTPKIFDYLEKAKPGKGGEIQLTDSILEMMNDGEKVVAYNFDGKRYDIGNKFGLLKANIEFGLRNEETKDELINYLNTELKELK from the coding sequence ATGAGAAAGGTAACAAAGGCAGTTATCCCTGCTGCAGGACTGGGGACAAGGGTACTTCCTGCAACCAAAGCTCAACCAAAAGAGATGCTTGTTATTGTTGACAAACCTTCATTACAATACATTGTTGAAGAGCTAGTTGACTCAGGAATCGAAGATATTATTATAGTTACAGGGCGTAATAAAAATTCTATAGAAGATCATTTTGATTTTTCATTTGAGCTTGAAAAAACTCTAGAAAGAGATGGAAAAGATGAGCTTTTAAAAAAAGTTGAAACAATTTCATCTATGGCAAATATTTGTTATGTTAGACAAAACCACCCAAAAGGACTAGGACATGCAATTTTAAAAGCTAAACCTTTTATTGGTGATGAGCCATTTATTATAGCTTTAGGTGATGATATTATCTACAATCCTGAAACACCTGTTGCAAAACAACTTATTGATAACTATGAAAAATATGGTTCAAGTGTCGTTGGATGCCAATGTGTTGAACAAAAAGATGTTTCTAAATATGGAGTTGTTGCTCCAACAAAAGAACTTGACGAAAAAACATGTGAAATAAGTGATTTCGTTGAAAAGCCAGATATTGATAAAGCTCCGTCAAGACTTGCTTGTTTAGGAAGATATCTAATGACTCCTAAAATTTTTGACTACTTAGAAAAAGCAAAACCTGGTAAAGGTGGAGAAATTCAATTGACAGATTCTATATTAGAAATGATGAATGATGGAGAAAAAGTTGTAGCCTACAACTTTGATGGAAAAAGATACGATATTGGTAATAAATTTGGACTACTTAAAGCAAATATCGAATTTGGTCTTAGAAACGAAGAAACTAAAGATGAACTTATAAATTATCTCAATACCGAGTTAAAAGAATTAAAATAG
- a CDS encoding flavodoxin, whose amino-acid sequence MKKIGIFYGTTSGITTGIVDEVEFYLRKDDYEVYNVSKGIDELANYENLILITPTYGVGELQVSWARVADKLKEIDFTGKVVGLIGLGNQFAFGESFIGGLRVLYDIVTKNGGTVVGFTSTDGYRFEESNAVIDNKFVGLAIDEGNQGDYTPERIEKWLNEVKPLFK is encoded by the coding sequence ATGAAAAAAATAGGTATTTTTTACGGAACAACTTCAGGAATTACTACAGGTATTGTAGATGAAGTAGAATTTTATTTAAGAAAAGATGACTATGAAGTATATAATGTATCTAAAGGAATTGACGAGTTAGCAAACTATGAAAATCTAATTCTTATAACTCCTACTTATGGTGTTGGAGAGCTACAAGTAAGTTGGGCTAGAGTTGCAGATAAATTAAAAGAAATTGACTTTACAGGAAAAGTTGTTGGATTAATAGGTCTTGGGAATCAATTTGCTTTTGGTGAATCATTTATTGGCGGATTGAGAGTTCTATATGATATAGTTACTAAAAATGGTGGAACAGTAGTTGGATTTACTTCAACAGACGGGTATCGTTTTGAAGAATCAAATGCTGTAATTGACAACAAATTTGTAGGTTTAGCAATTGATGAAGGAAATCAAGGAGATTACACTCCAGAAAGAATTGAAAAATGGCTAAATGAAGTTAAACCACTATTCAAATAA
- the metG gene encoding methionine--tRNA ligase: protein MKKNFYVTTPIYYVNGEPHVGSAYTTIAADTMARYKKTKGYDVYFLTGTDEHGQKVEETAEQKGYTPQQWTDIMAPKFKDIWSKLNINYSDFIRTTEERHKKAVKKIIKKVHDKGDIYKGEYAGKYCVSCETFVPENQVVNGNHCPDCGKELRMVKEESYFFRMSKYQDALLKHIETHPDFILPRSRRNEVISFIKQGLQDLSISRNTFKWGIPIDFAPGHITYVWFDALTNYLTAIGYESNPEMFDKFWNNAEVMHLLGKDIVRFHAIIWPCMLLSAEEKLPDKVVAHGWWTSEGEKMSKSKGNVVDPVEQANRYGVDAFRYCLLREVQFGNDGDYSTKSVVTRINSDLANDLGNLLNRTLGMYKKYFNSTVTVGSTKDSFDEEVENLWNEVVADIDNYMNIAQFSKALESIWKFISRLNKYIDETAPWTLAKDENNKDRLAVVMNHLIDGLYKIAVMVYPCMPESGQKIWDQLGVQKDIKEAKIDEVLGWNLFTPGHVLGEAQPIFPRIDMEAMLEADKDPMQVDPELKIENPIGIEDFDKVDIQVVEILSAEKVKDADKLLKFKVSFGDHVRQILSGIAKYYPEPEKLVGKKVLAVTNLKPRKMKGEISQGMLLSAENEKGLKLIEVDSSIQPGSKAK from the coding sequence GTGAAAAAAAATTTTTATGTAACAACACCTATATATTATGTCAATGGAGAACCTCACGTAGGAAGTGCTTATACAACTATTGCCGCAGATACAATGGCTAGATATAAGAAAACTAAAGGATATGATGTATATTTTTTAACTGGAACTGATGAACACGGTCAAAAAGTAGAGGAAACTGCTGAACAAAAGGGGTATACTCCTCAACAATGGACTGATATTATGGCTCCAAAATTTAAAGACATTTGGTCTAAGCTAAATATAAACTATTCTGATTTTATAAGAACAACTGAAGAAAGACATAAAAAAGCTGTAAAAAAAATAATTAAAAAAGTTCATGATAAAGGAGATATTTACAAAGGAGAATATGCTGGAAAATATTGTGTTTCTTGTGAAACATTTGTGCCAGAAAATCAAGTTGTAAATGGAAATCATTGTCCTGATTGTGGAAAAGAACTTAGAATGGTAAAAGAAGAATCATATTTCTTTAGAATGTCTAAATATCAAGATGCTCTTTTAAAACATATTGAAACACATCCTGATTTTATTTTACCTCGTTCTAGAAGAAATGAAGTTATTTCTTTTATAAAACAAGGTCTTCAAGATTTATCAATTTCTAGAAATACTTTCAAATGGGGAATCCCTATAGATTTTGCTCCAGGGCATATAACTTATGTTTGGTTTGATGCTCTAACTAACTACCTAACAGCTATTGGTTATGAAAGCAATCCTGAAATGTTTGATAAATTTTGGAATAATGCAGAAGTTATGCATCTTCTTGGAAAAGATATAGTTAGATTCCACGCTATTATTTGGCCTTGTATGCTTTTATCAGCAGAAGAAAAACTTCCTGATAAAGTAGTTGCTCATGGTTGGTGGACTTCTGAAGGTGAAAAAATGTCTAAATCTAAAGGAAATGTTGTAGATCCTGTTGAACAAGCTAATAGATATGGTGTAGATGCTTTTAGATATTGTCTTTTAAGAGAAGTTCAATTTGGTAACGATGGAGATTACTCTACAAAGTCAGTAGTTACAAGAATCAATTCTGACTTAGCTAACGACCTTGGAAACCTATTAAATAGAACATTAGGTATGTATAAAAAATATTTTAACAGCACTGTTACTGTTGGATCTACTAAAGACTCATTTGATGAAGAAGTTGAAAATTTATGGAATGAAGTAGTAGCAGATATTGATAACTATATGAATATTGCGCAATTTTCTAAAGCATTAGAGTCAATTTGGAAGTTTATATCTAGACTTAATAAATACATAGATGAAACAGCTCCTTGGACTCTTGCTAAAGATGAAAATAATAAAGATAGATTAGCAGTTGTTATGAATCATTTAATAGATGGATTATATAAAATTGCCGTTATGGTTTATCCTTGTATGCCTGAATCTGGTCAAAAAATTTGGGATCAACTTGGTGTACAAAAAGATATTAAAGAGGCTAAAATTGATGAAGTACTTGGATGGAATCTATTTACTCCAGGTCATGTATTAGGTGAAGCTCAACCTATATTCCCTAGAATCGATATGGAAGCTATGCTTGAAGCTGATAAAGACCCTATGCAAGTAGATCCAGAATTAAAAATAGAAAATCCAATTGGAATTGAAGATTTTGATAAGGTTGATATACAAGTAGTAGAAATTCTTTCTGCTGAAAAAGTAAAAGATGCTGATAAACTTTTAAAATTTAAAGTAAGTTTTGGGGATCACGTTCGTCAAATACTTTCTGGAATAGCTAAATATTATCCAGAACCTGAAAAGTTAGTTGGTAAAAAAGTTCTTGCAGTTACTAACCTAAAACCAAGAAAAATGAAAGGTGAAATATCTCAAGGAATGCTTTTGAGTGCAGAAAATGAGAAAGGATTGAAACTTATTGAAGTTGATTCTAGTATTCAACCTGGATCAAAAGCTAAATAA